Proteins from a single region of Butyrivibrio fibrisolvens:
- a CDS encoding tyrosine-type recombinase/integrase, protein MQNNIASDNLKYYQEMDKENIQKFREVLATLPEFCKAYFRSIAENTAVRTRLGYAYDIRIFFEFLHETNSVLNKIDINDFKIEVLDMITRDDLEEYLEYVSLYDKNGKEFSNTENGKKRKIAAIRSMYNYFFKTDRIQTNAPSKINTPKSHEKAIIRLEPNEVKQMLDVVEDGNKLTKAQKKFHDKTKVRDTAIVTLLLGTGIRVSECVGLDIEDIDFNTNGIRIHRKGGNESIVYFGEEVEEALKAYLSQRNLIVANSGHEEALFLSLQNRRITVRAVENLVKKYASNVTTLKKITPHKLRSTFGTNLYNETGDIYLVADVLGHKDVNTTRKHYAAQSDANRRHAAKMVHLRNTDSTEDSDNYEDNSKHNDIFDL, encoded by the coding sequence ATGCAGAATAATATCGCTTCAGATAATCTGAAATATTACCAGGAAATGGATAAGGAAAATATACAAAAATTCAGGGAGGTTCTTGCGACTCTGCCTGAGTTTTGTAAGGCATACTTTAGATCTATCGCAGAAAATACAGCTGTCAGAACAAGACTTGGATATGCTTATGACATAAGGATCTTCTTTGAATTCCTTCATGAAACTAATTCAGTCCTTAATAAGATTGATATCAATGATTTCAAGATCGAAGTCCTTGATATGATCACCAGAGATGATCTTGAAGAATACCTTGAATACGTATCTTTGTACGACAAGAACGGCAAGGAATTCTCTAATACAGAAAATGGCAAAAAAAGAAAAATCGCTGCCATAAGATCTATGTACAACTACTTCTTCAAAACAGACAGAATCCAGACCAACGCTCCATCCAAGATTAACACACCAAAATCTCACGAAAAGGCAATCATAAGACTTGAGCCCAATGAAGTTAAACAGATGCTGGACGTTGTTGAAGACGGCAACAAACTCACTAAAGCCCAGAAAAAATTCCATGATAAGACTAAGGTACGTGACACAGCCATCGTTACTCTCCTTCTAGGAACCGGAATCCGTGTATCTGAGTGCGTAGGCCTTGATATCGAAGATATAGATTTTAATACTAACGGTATACGAATCCACCGAAAAGGCGGTAATGAATCTATCGTTTATTTTGGTGAGGAAGTTGAGGAAGCCTTGAAAGCTTACTTGTCACAGCGTAATCTCATCGTCGCTAACTCAGGCCACGAAGAAGCACTGTTCCTCTCTTTGCAGAACCGCAGGATCACCGTAAGAGCTGTTGAGAATCTGGTTAAAAAATATGCCTCAAACGTTACTACTCTTAAAAAGATTACCCCTCATAAACTCCGTAGTACCTTCGGCACTAACCTCTATAACGAAACCGGTGACATCTACCTTGTAGCAGACGTCTTAGGCCACAAAGACGTAAACACCACCCGTAAACATTATGCAGCTCAAAGCGACGCCAACAGACGCCACGCTGCCAAGATGGTGCACTTGCGAAACACTGATAGTACCGAAGATAGTGATAATTACGAAGATAACTCCAAACACAACGACATCTTCGATCTCTAA